The genome window TGGCATTATCTGATTTTAACATCTCAATAGTTATGTTTTCATGTGGTTTCATGGTTCAATCCTTGTTATTTTGCTTGTCCTTCCTTCCCTCTTTGCCGGATGGTACTGGGGTTGGTAGTACTCGTCCTTCACCACCCAAAACACATGACCGCAGAAATCACACTCAACGCCAAGCCCGAATCCCACACTCGCATTGCAAAACCTTTCCCTGTCGCAGCTTCCCCTGCACTCAGGGCAGAAGATTGGGTGGGTCATTTCGTAGACGGTACGGTTTTCTACTTCTCGCATGGTTCTTCCTCGTCCACGCTGTCCACGATGTCCACGGTGTCCCGTTGTCTCATCCATCGGTCGTAATCCCTCGCCAGTTCGGCCTTGGAAATCATAATCCACCTCCACTCACAATATACTGAATATCCGCATAAAAGTCAAGTACAATAAACCACTTTTTCAAACGGCTTTGCGAACTCTCCCTTCCAGCCAAGAGTG of Gammaproteobacteria bacterium contains these proteins:
- a CDS encoding hypothetical protein (Evidence 5 : Unknown function), translating into MVSWFNPCYFACPSFPLCRMVLGLVVLVLHHPKHMTAEITLNAKPESHTRIAKPFPVAASPALRAEDWVGHFVDGTVFYFSHGSSSSTLSTMSTVSRCLIHRS